A window of the Mus pahari chromosome 1, PAHARI_EIJ_v1.1, whole genome shotgun sequence genome harbors these coding sequences:
- the LOC110338762 gene encoding protein FAM24A, with product MFDLRTKVMIGIASTLLIAAIMLITLVFCLYQKISKALKIAKEPECCIDPCKDPNEKIIRAKPIIAETCGNLPCCDDCSIYKDVGSLPPCYCVTNEGL from the exons ATGTTCGACTTGAGGACGAAGGTTATGATCGGCATCGCTAGCACTTTGCTGATTGCTGCAATCATGCTGATAACTCTTGTCTTCTGTCTTTACCAGAAAATATCCAAGGCCCTGAA AATCGCAAAGGAGCCTGAATGCTGTATTGATCCATGCAAGGACCCCAATGAGAAGATCATCCGGGCCAAGCCCATTATTGCTGAGACTTGTGGTAACCTCCCGTGTTGCGATGACTGTAGCATCTATAAGGATGTTGGCTCCCTGCCACCTTGCTATTGTGTCACAAATGAGGGACTCTGA